A stretch of Geomonas oryzisoli DNA encodes these proteins:
- a CDS encoding Tex family protein: MQMTDTPQLLEIVVEESGLPRGGVLATVALLNEGGTVPFIARYRKEQTGELDEVQIREIEDLLNYHRELAERKATVLKSIEEQGKLTPELSARITTCRKKTELEDLYLPYKPKRRTKATIARERGLEPLAQLILAQEPTSGSAADAAAPFINDELGVPDAAAALEGASHILAEQLSEDADRRAMVRDLTREQGIFASQLLGEGADREGKFKMYYEYQEPLKTIPSHRMLAMRRGEKEEVLRLTLLAPEEEIVARLKAALVKRESVFKEVLEAVALDAYKRLIAPSIEVELRLEAKTRADEAAIAVFAQNLRNLLLLPPAGGRRVLGVDPGLRTGCKLAAISETGRFLEQTTIYPHTGGPKAESAGADLVRLVERHDLRLIAIGNGTGGRETEVFVREALRAAGVKAETVMVNEAGASVYSASEIAREEFPELDLTIRGAISIGRRLQDPLAELVKIDPKSIGVGQYQHDVNQSLLKKALDAVVESCVNYVGVDLNSASWALLSYVAGLSESQGRAIVKFRDENGAFPTRQALLKVPRFGPKAFEQAAGFLRIRGGDHPLDNTAVHPENYAVVEQMAADLKVTVAQLASDPALSAGIRLERYVTDSIGLPTLRDILAELKKPGRDPREQFQTAAFRDDVVTIADLKEGMILQGVVTNVAAFGAFIDIGVHQDGLVHVSQLSHRYCKDPNEAVKVGEIVKVKVLSADPQTKRISLSIKQAAPEQAQKSATPKNQPKAKEQKPANDLSGWERAGFRVKK, translated from the coding sequence ATGCAGATGACTGACACACCGCAATTACTGGAAATAGTCGTAGAAGAAAGCGGCCTGCCGCGCGGCGGGGTGCTCGCCACGGTGGCGCTTTTGAACGAGGGGGGCACCGTCCCCTTCATCGCGCGCTACCGCAAGGAGCAGACCGGCGAGTTGGACGAGGTGCAGATCCGCGAGATCGAGGACCTGCTCAACTACCACCGCGAACTGGCCGAGCGCAAAGCGACCGTGCTGAAAAGCATCGAGGAGCAGGGGAAACTCACCCCGGAGCTCTCCGCGCGCATCACGACCTGCCGCAAGAAGACCGAGCTCGAAGACCTCTACCTCCCTTACAAGCCCAAGCGCCGCACCAAGGCGACCATCGCGCGCGAGCGCGGCCTGGAGCCGCTGGCCCAGCTGATCCTGGCGCAGGAGCCGACATCAGGATCCGCGGCGGACGCGGCAGCGCCGTTCATCAACGATGAACTGGGAGTACCCGACGCGGCTGCCGCTTTGGAAGGAGCGTCGCACATCCTCGCCGAGCAGCTCTCCGAGGACGCCGACCGGCGCGCCATGGTGCGCGACCTCACCCGTGAGCAGGGGATCTTCGCGTCGCAGCTCCTGGGAGAAGGGGCGGATCGCGAAGGGAAGTTCAAGATGTACTACGAGTACCAGGAGCCTCTCAAAACGATACCGTCACACCGCATGCTCGCGATGAGGCGCGGAGAGAAGGAGGAGGTGCTGCGCCTCACCCTGCTGGCGCCGGAAGAGGAGATCGTGGCGCGCTTGAAGGCGGCGCTTGTGAAGCGGGAAAGCGTCTTCAAGGAAGTGCTGGAGGCCGTGGCCCTCGACGCCTACAAGCGGCTCATCGCCCCCTCCATCGAAGTGGAGCTGAGGCTGGAGGCAAAGACCAGGGCCGACGAGGCCGCCATCGCGGTGTTCGCGCAGAACCTGAGAAACCTGCTGCTGCTCCCCCCGGCGGGGGGGAGGCGCGTGCTGGGCGTCGACCCGGGTCTCAGGACCGGTTGCAAGCTCGCCGCCATCAGCGAAACGGGGCGTTTCCTGGAGCAGACCACCATTTACCCGCACACCGGCGGGCCCAAGGCGGAGAGCGCCGGTGCCGATCTGGTCCGGCTCGTGGAGCGCCACGACCTGCGCCTGATCGCCATCGGCAACGGTACCGGCGGCCGCGAGACGGAGGTGTTCGTGCGCGAGGCGCTGCGTGCCGCCGGCGTCAAGGCCGAGACGGTCATGGTGAACGAGGCGGGCGCCTCGGTCTATTCCGCGTCCGAGATCGCGCGCGAGGAGTTCCCTGAACTGGACCTCACCATCCGCGGCGCCATCTCCATCGGCCGCAGGCTCCAGGACCCGCTGGCGGAGCTGGTGAAGATCGATCCCAAGAGCATCGGGGTCGGGCAGTACCAGCACGACGTGAACCAGTCGCTGCTGAAGAAAGCGCTGGACGCGGTGGTGGAATCCTGCGTCAACTACGTCGGGGTCGACCTGAACAGCGCCTCCTGGGCGCTCCTCTCCTATGTAGCCGGCCTCTCAGAAAGCCAGGGGCGCGCCATCGTGAAGTTCCGCGACGAGAACGGGGCCTTCCCCACCCGGCAGGCGCTCCTCAAGGTGCCGCGCTTCGGCCCCAAGGCATTTGAGCAGGCGGCGGGCTTTCTGCGCATCCGCGGCGGAGACCATCCGCTGGACAACACGGCGGTGCACCCGGAGAACTACGCGGTGGTCGAGCAGATGGCTGCCGATCTCAAGGTCACCGTGGCCCAGCTTGCCTCCGACCCCGCCCTTTCCGCCGGGATCAGGTTGGAACGCTACGTCACCGACAGCATCGGCCTCCCCACGTTGCGCGACATCCTGGCCGAGTTGAAAAAACCGGGACGCGACCCGCGCGAGCAGTTCCAGACCGCGGCATTCCGTGACGACGTGGTGACCATCGCCGACCTGAAGGAAGGGATGATCCTGCAGGGGGTGGTCACCAACGTGGCGGCCTTCGGCGCCTTCATCGACATCGGGGTGCACCAGGACGGGCTCGTGCACGTAAGCCAGTTGTCGCACCGCTACTGCAAGGACCCCAACGAAGCGGTCAAGGTCGGCGAGATCGTCAAGGTGAAGGTCCTCTCCGCGGACCCGCAGACGAAAAGGATCTCCCTCTCCATCAAGCAGGCGGCGCCGGAGCAGGCGCAGAAGAGCGCTACGCCGAAGAACCAGCCGAAGGCGAAGGAGCAAAAGCCTGCCAACGACCTGTCCGGGTGGGAGAGGGCCGGGTTCAGGGTCAAGAAATAA
- a CDS encoding sigma-54-dependent Fis family transcriptional regulator, whose translation MQSADLDLRELLSFRPDGGTMFFMGRRAIIFDAVALGLLRKELISSLGMAAARSILTRFGYAHGRMTAESLKLEFPDLFADSWTGPKLHMLQGMVRVEENKRSDGSDDQPLVQSFWYDSYEVEQHLLHLGLSEDSVCWTLTGFASGYVSYWRGEKVYFIEDRCCGKGDAVCHVEGRTREQWGEALEPYLPYFESETGDEVFQNLAKALRDTEERLKKQRRQMSCLSAGTEEFGCITARSGAMRQVVELTRRIARVDSSVIVTGESGAGKERIARLIHEESARSGRPFVAVNCGALTETLLESELFGHAKGAFTGADRDKMGLIEAANGGTLFLDEIGEVSQSMQVKLLRVLQEREVRRVGENKSRQVDIRVVAATNRNLSDEVSKGNFRRDLYYRLRVIEVRVPPLRERNEDILPLARIFLEQASKRAGRKVTGFTPKAADQLLRYTWPGNVRELQNAVEHAVALCLDTRADLEDLPEELRSALPRPGIVESVRPLEEVEREYILAALRATGNNKARTAAELNIGVATLYRKLAEYEKQGFVA comes from the coding sequence ATGCAATCGGCGGATCTGGATTTACGGGAGCTACTTTCCTTCCGTCCCGACGGGGGGACCATGTTCTTCATGGGGCGCAGGGCGATCATCTTCGATGCCGTCGCCCTGGGGCTTTTGCGCAAGGAGCTGATCAGCTCGCTGGGGATGGCGGCGGCGCGCAGCATCCTGACCAGGTTCGGCTACGCCCACGGCAGGATGACGGCGGAAAGCCTGAAGCTGGAATTCCCCGACCTCTTCGCCGACAGCTGGACCGGCCCGAAACTGCACATGCTGCAGGGGATGGTCCGGGTCGAGGAAAACAAGCGCAGCGACGGCAGCGACGACCAGCCGCTGGTGCAGTCCTTCTGGTACGACTCCTACGAGGTGGAGCAGCACCTTTTGCACCTGGGTCTTTCCGAGGACTCGGTCTGCTGGACCCTGACCGGGTTCGCCAGCGGCTACGTCTCCTACTGGCGGGGCGAAAAGGTGTACTTCATCGAGGACCGCTGCTGCGGCAAGGGGGACGCGGTCTGCCACGTCGAGGGGAGAACGAGGGAACAGTGGGGCGAGGCGCTGGAACCGTATCTCCCCTACTTCGAGTCGGAGACCGGCGACGAGGTGTTCCAGAACCTGGCCAAGGCGCTGCGCGACACCGAGGAGCGGCTCAAGAAGCAGCGGCGCCAGATGTCGTGCCTGAGCGCGGGGACGGAGGAGTTCGGCTGCATCACCGCTCGCTCCGGCGCGATGCGCCAGGTGGTCGAACTGACCCGGCGCATCGCCCGCGTCGATTCTTCGGTGATCGTGACCGGCGAAAGCGGCGCGGGGAAGGAGCGCATCGCACGGCTGATCCACGAGGAGTCCGCCCGCTCGGGGCGCCCCTTCGTGGCGGTCAACTGCGGCGCGCTCACCGAAACGCTCCTGGAGAGCGAGCTCTTCGGCCACGCCAAGGGTGCCTTCACCGGCGCGGACCGGGACAAGATGGGGCTCATCGAGGCCGCAAACGGCGGCACCCTCTTCCTGGACGAGATCGGCGAGGTTTCCCAGTCCATGCAGGTGAAACTGCTGCGCGTGCTGCAGGAGCGGGAGGTGAGACGGGTCGGTGAAAACAAGTCGCGCCAGGTCGACATCCGGGTGGTCGCCGCCACCAACAGGAATCTCTCAGACGAGGTGAGCAAGGGAAACTTCCGGCGCGACCTCTACTATCGGCTGAGGGTGATCGAGGTAAGGGTCCCTCCCCTGCGGGAAAGAAACGAGGACATCCTTCCCCTGGCGCGCATCTTCCTGGAGCAGGCGTCCAAGCGCGCGGGGCGGAAGGTGACCGGGTTCACTCCCAAGGCGGCCGACCAACTGCTGCGCTACACCTGGCCGGGCAACGTGCGGGAACTGCAGAACGCGGTGGAACACGCCGTGGCGCTTTGCCTGGACACGAGGGCCGACCTCGAGGACCTGCCCGAGGAGCTCAGGTCAGCGCTGCCAAGACCGGGGATCGTGGAGTCTGTGCGCCCGCTGGAAGAGGTGGAGCGGGAATACATCCTGGCGGCCTTGAGGGCCACGGGCAACAACAAGGCGCGCACCGCGGCGGAGTTGAATATCGGCGTGGCCACCCTCTACCGCAAACTGGCAGAGTACGAGAAGCAGGGATTCGTGGCCTAG
- a CDS encoding cytochrome c3 family protein: MGKRIFVGLSLLAVLGAGQSLAQGKAWAANIKGKHAAEGFGCADCHKTDKPTASAAVEACLDCHGGYDKMAERTKGMHNNPHDSHLGRMACLKCHRVHAPSEYLCLECHSDFEFKDK; this comes from the coding sequence GTGGGAAAGAGAATTTTCGTAGGGCTGTCGCTGCTGGCTGTCCTCGGGGCGGGGCAGTCCCTGGCACAAGGCAAGGCCTGGGCGGCGAACATCAAGGGAAAACATGCCGCCGAGGGATTTGGCTGTGCCGACTGCCACAAGACCGACAAGCCGACGGCGTCGGCCGCGGTTGAGGCCTGCCTCGACTGCCACGGCGGCTACGACAAGATGGCCGAGCGCACCAAGGGGATGCACAACAACCCGCACGACTCCCACCTGGGGAGGATGGCGTGCCTCAAGTGTCACCGGGTGCACGCACCTTCAGAGTACCTGTGCCTGGAGTGCCACAGCGATTTCGAATTCAAGGACAAGTAG
- a CDS encoding FAD-dependent oxidoreductase, with amino-acid sequence MRRVRGMAMMLVALLAFAAPALAEKEMNTDVVVVGAGTSGLAAAVQALQLGAKVVVLEKQAKVGGTGSFCEGVFAAESKLQKRIGIDVSKDFAFKLIMNYSHWKANGALAKNFVDKSADTIDWLDNLGVKIEYVGVGGFGGPLTWHVIAPGPDYPDKNPRDFHCQRMINVFEKYVQDHGGKILLETPGTDLITDNGKVVGVVAKEKSGEQLKIKAKAVIIATGGFANNKEMMKKYVEYPEVIPVGNIGKDGDGIRMAEKVGAQLEGMGTVEAYRPGLPGFHPADQMIALAVQPYFWVTPRGERYVDESSVEFWPYAGNAITRIGGTAYSIFDESTRKLAVEKGIEMPLGEWVLQGTKLVKFDESFNKELARKRGFAFKADSIEDLAKQLNMDAKILKASVEAMNKSAAVREDSQFNKKSKYLRPVATGPFYAVKLLPRHLGTLGGVKISGNTEALNAKGEPIPGLYAVGTDSGGMYGDSYDLLLGGGTAGYAINSGRIAAENALKYSGMNK; translated from the coding sequence ATGAGAAGAGTTCGAGGTATGGCGATGATGCTGGTCGCCCTGCTGGCGTTCGCCGCGCCGGCGCTGGCAGAAAAGGAGATGAATACCGACGTGGTGGTCGTGGGTGCCGGTACGTCGGGCCTTGCCGCCGCCGTCCAGGCGCTGCAGCTGGGCGCCAAGGTGGTGGTGCTCGAGAAGCAGGCCAAGGTCGGCGGTACCGGCAGCTTCTGTGAAGGCGTCTTCGCCGCGGAGAGCAAGCTGCAAAAGCGCATCGGCATCGACGTCAGCAAGGACTTTGCCTTCAAGCTGATCATGAACTACAGCCACTGGAAGGCCAACGGCGCCCTGGCCAAGAACTTCGTGGACAAGTCGGCCGACACCATCGACTGGCTCGACAACCTCGGGGTGAAAATCGAGTACGTCGGCGTCGGCGGCTTCGGCGGCCCGCTCACCTGGCACGTCATCGCCCCCGGTCCGGACTACCCGGACAAGAACCCCAGGGACTTCCACTGCCAGAGGATGATCAACGTCTTCGAGAAGTACGTGCAGGATCACGGCGGCAAGATCCTCCTGGAGACCCCGGGCACCGACCTCATCACCGACAACGGCAAGGTGGTCGGCGTGGTTGCCAAGGAGAAGTCCGGCGAGCAGCTGAAGATCAAGGCCAAGGCGGTGATCATCGCCACCGGCGGCTTCGCCAACAACAAGGAGATGATGAAGAAGTACGTCGAGTACCCGGAAGTGATCCCGGTCGGCAACATCGGCAAGGACGGCGACGGTATCCGCATGGCCGAGAAGGTCGGCGCGCAGCTCGAGGGGATGGGCACCGTTGAGGCGTACCGTCCCGGCCTCCCCGGCTTCCACCCGGCCGACCAGATGATCGCCCTCGCGGTGCAGCCCTACTTCTGGGTGACCCCGCGCGGCGAGCGCTACGTCGACGAGTCCAGCGTCGAGTTCTGGCCCTACGCCGGCAACGCGATCACCAGGATCGGCGGCACCGCCTACTCCATCTTCGACGAGTCCACCAGGAAGCTCGCCGTCGAGAAGGGGATCGAGATGCCGCTGGGCGAGTGGGTGCTCCAGGGGACCAAGCTCGTCAAGTTCGACGAATCCTTCAACAAGGAACTGGCCCGCAAGCGCGGCTTCGCGTTCAAGGCCGACTCCATCGAGGACCTCGCCAAGCAGCTCAACATGGATGCGAAGATCCTTAAGGCGAGCGTGGAGGCCATGAACAAGTCGGCCGCGGTACGCGAGGACAGCCAGTTCAACAAGAAGTCCAAGTACCTGCGTCCCGTCGCCACCGGCCCCTTCTACGCCGTGAAGCTCCTGCCGCGTCACCTGGGCACCCTGGGCGGCGTGAAGATCTCCGGCAACACCGAGGCGCTCAACGCCAAGGGCGAGCCGATCCCGGGGCTCTACGCGGTCGGCACCGACTCCGGCGGCATGTACGGCGACAGCTACGACCTGCTCTTGGGAGGGGGCACGGCGGGCTACGCCATCAACTCCGGCCGTATCGCCGCGGAGAACGCGCTCAAGTACTCCGGCATGAACAAGTAA
- a CDS encoding MFS transporter, protein MPERNLLRTLFLVNFAVTLAFGIADAFFSTYLFSLGARGLMLGLPLVCYSLAKIVCSPALGAWCERAGYRRAVLASLALYLAVSTGYLFNLSVPVLTVLRLLQGVSCALFRPVLLSLVGSCAAEKRRGTVLATFDISFYGALCLGPLTGGLLKDSFGFVGVFAAVAALCLVAFCFALRGIPGGDRGGNAPGRTSRGSLGTLRRDRAGSYRALLAFIFGRAFGISLTGAFLPILLTAKLGLTGLRSGVILASGTVAMTLLLRPMGILSDRAPRRLLVLAGGTAVSALYFLVPAAPGFYQMLLLTLAIGACSVVSQPASSALLVEEGMRHGMAVTVGTFNAALNLGFAAGPLFGALLQGSLGIVAVFHAAGTVGLGAVALFALQGSRPGEQSALCASPKTVSVASAAATSSCESVAPYSHAA, encoded by the coding sequence ATGCCGGAGCGCAACCTGCTGCGAACCCTGTTCCTGGTCAACTTCGCCGTAACGCTGGCCTTCGGCATCGCCGACGCCTTCTTCTCGACCTACCTCTTCAGCCTCGGCGCCCGGGGGCTCATGCTCGGACTGCCGCTGGTCTGCTATTCCCTCGCCAAGATCGTCTGCAGCCCCGCGCTGGGCGCCTGGTGCGAGCGGGCCGGCTACCGTCGGGCGGTGCTGGCAAGCCTCGCCCTTTACCTCGCGGTCTCGACCGGTTACCTCTTCAACCTCTCCGTGCCCGTCCTCACCGTGCTGCGCCTGCTGCAGGGGGTGAGCTGCGCGCTGTTTCGCCCGGTGCTCCTGTCGCTGGTGGGGAGCTGCGCCGCCGAGAAGAGGCGGGGCACCGTCCTTGCCACCTTCGACATCTCCTTTTACGGTGCGCTGTGCCTTGGGCCGCTCACCGGCGGCCTGCTCAAGGACTCTTTCGGCTTCGTCGGCGTATTCGCAGCCGTTGCCGCATTGTGCCTGGTCGCCTTCTGTTTCGCCCTGCGCGGCATCCCCGGCGGCGACCGCGGCGGCAACGCCCCGGGCCGGACCAGCCGTGGCTCTTTGGGAACTTTGCGACGGGATCGTGCCGGCAGCTACCGGGCGCTGCTCGCCTTCATCTTCGGCAGGGCCTTCGGTATCTCGCTTACCGGTGCCTTTCTTCCCATCCTGCTTACCGCCAAGCTGGGGCTGACCGGCCTGCGCAGCGGCGTCATCCTCGCATCAGGCACCGTCGCCATGACGCTGCTCCTGCGCCCCATGGGGATCCTCTCCGACCGCGCCCCGCGCCGCCTGTTGGTGCTGGCGGGGGGGACCGCGGTGTCGGCGCTCTACTTTCTCGTCCCGGCCGCGCCCGGTTTTTACCAGATGCTGCTGCTTACCCTGGCCATCGGCGCCTGCAGCGTCGTCTCCCAGCCGGCCAGCAGCGCGTTATTGGTGGAAGAGGGGATGAGGCACGGCATGGCCGTGACGGTCGGCACCTTCAACGCGGCGCTCAACCTGGGCTTCGCGGCGGGACCCCTTTTCGGCGCGCTGCTGCAGGGAAGCCTCGGCATCGTCGCCGTGTTTCACGCCGCCGGGACCGTCGGGCTTGGCGCCGTCGCCCTGTTCGCGCTGCAGGGGAGCCGGCCCGGGGAGCAGAGCGCTCTCTGCGCATCCCCAAAAACCGTGTCGGTTGCTTCCGCAGCGGCAACCTCCTCATGTGAATCAGTTGCACCGTATTCTCACGCCGCTTGA
- a CDS encoding deoxycytidylate deaminase, whose amino-acid sequence MVRPSWDEYFIEITRLVAKRSTCLRRQVGAVLVKDKNILATGYNGAPSGTAHCLDIGCLREKMGIPSGERHELCRGLHAEQNAIIQAAKHGTSIEGATLYCNTMPCIICSKMVINSGIKRVVYLSGYPDQLAEEMIRESGITVEKYEEPQP is encoded by the coding sequence ATGGTGCGTCCGAGTTGGGATGAATATTTCATCGAGATCACACGTCTGGTCGCCAAGCGCTCCACCTGCCTGAGGCGGCAGGTCGGCGCCGTCCTGGTGAAGGACAAGAACATCCTGGCGACCGGCTACAACGGCGCACCGTCGGGGACCGCCCATTGTCTGGATATCGGCTGCCTGCGCGAGAAGATGGGGATCCCGTCCGGCGAGCGTCACGAGCTCTGCCGCGGCCTGCACGCCGAGCAGAACGCCATCATCCAGGCCGCCAAGCACGGCACCTCCATCGAAGGGGCAACCCTGTACTGCAACACCATGCCTTGCATCATCTGCTCGAAGATGGTGATCAACTCGGGCATCAAGCGGGTGGTCTACCTCTCCGGCTATCCGGACCAACTGGCGGAGGAGATGATCCGCGAGTCCGGCATCACCGTCGAGAAGTACGAGGAGCCGCAGCCATGA
- the nrdR gene encoding transcriptional regulator NrdR: MKCPFCSFSDSKVVDSRPDKGGAAIRRRRECESCGKRFTTHERIEEVLPLVTKRDGRREPFDRLKLVAGLQKACEKRPVSVETIEKLVDRLETRMQESGEREIPTTTLGEWIMNELHGIDQVAYVRFASVYRSFKDINEFMVELQDLLKK, from the coding sequence ATGAAATGTCCCTTCTGCAGTTTCAGCGACAGCAAGGTGGTCGATTCCCGCCCCGACAAGGGGGGCGCGGCCATCCGTCGCCGGCGCGAGTGCGAGTCCTGCGGCAAGCGTTTCACCACCCACGAGCGGATCGAGGAAGTGCTCCCGCTGGTGACCAAGCGTGACGGCCGGCGCGAGCCCTTCGACCGCCTGAAACTGGTGGCCGGTCTGCAGAAGGCGTGCGAGAAACGGCCGGTTTCGGTGGAGACCATCGAGAAACTGGTGGACCGCCTGGAGACGCGCATGCAGGAAAGCGGCGAGCGCGAGATCCCGACCACCACCCTGGGCGAATGGATCATGAACGAGCTGCACGGCATCGACCAGGTCGCCTACGTCCGTTTCGCCTCCGTGTACCGCTCCTTCAAGGACATCAACGAATTCATGGTGGAACTGCAGGACCTCCTCAAGAAATAG
- the ribD gene encoding bifunctional diaminohydroxyphosphoribosylaminopyrimidine deaminase/5-amino-6-(5-phosphoribosylamino)uracil reductase RibD encodes MSADLKMMRLALAEARKGVGKTAPNPAVGCVIVKDGVVIGKGWHRKAGTPHAEVHALREAGALAQGADVYVTLEPCSHFGKTPPCAKALVEARVGRVFVAMVDPNPLVSGRGIGMLREAGIEVEVGLLEAQSRELNRPFIKWIQTRRPYVVLKSALTLDGMSATAGGDSKWVTSDAARREVHRLRGRLDAIMVGVGTVIKDDPLLTCRVPGGKDPLRVVVDSTLRIPRHAALFSLKSHAQTVVATCCTDAAQIEALTAHGVEVLVCKEREGRVDLDDLLVKLGERGVQSVLLEGGSHLAGAFLRGGLIDHCMLFLAPKLVGGAGMGLFAGEGVRLMADAIRLEEVKVKRIGVDLLVEGTPTDRSTFNVQR; translated from the coding sequence ATGTCTGCGGACCTCAAAATGATGCGGCTGGCGCTGGCCGAGGCCAGGAAGGGCGTCGGCAAGACCGCACCAAACCCCGCGGTCGGCTGCGTCATCGTGAAAGACGGCGTCGTCATCGGCAAGGGGTGGCACCGGAAAGCGGGGACTCCGCACGCCGAGGTGCATGCATTGAGGGAAGCGGGCGCGCTGGCGCAGGGCGCCGACGTCTACGTGACGCTCGAGCCCTGCTCCCATTTCGGCAAGACCCCTCCCTGCGCCAAGGCCCTCGTCGAGGCGCGCGTCGGGCGCGTCTTCGTCGCCATGGTCGACCCGAATCCCCTGGTATCCGGTCGCGGCATCGGCATGCTGCGGGAGGCCGGCATCGAAGTCGAAGTGGGGCTTTTGGAGGCGCAGAGCCGGGAGCTGAACCGCCCCTTCATCAAGTGGATCCAGACCAGGCGCCCGTACGTGGTGCTGAAGAGCGCTCTCACCCTGGACGGCATGAGCGCCACGGCCGGCGGCGATTCCAAGTGGGTGACCAGCGACGCCGCGCGGCGCGAGGTGCACCGGTTGCGCGGCAGGCTGGATGCCATCATGGTCGGCGTCGGCACCGTGATCAAGGACGATCCGCTCCTGACCTGCCGGGTCCCCGGCGGGAAGGACCCGCTGCGCGTCGTCGTCGATTCGACGCTCAGGATTCCGCGGCACGCCGCACTGTTCAGCCTGAAGTCGCATGCGCAGACCGTCGTCGCCACCTGCTGCACCGATGCCGCGCAGATCGAAGCGCTGACGGCGCACGGCGTCGAAGTGCTGGTCTGTAAGGAACGGGAAGGGCGCGTCGATCTCGACGACCTGCTGGTTAAGCTGGGCGAGCGGGGCGTGCAGTCCGTCCTGCTGGAAGGCGGGAGTCATTTGGCCGGCGCCTTCCTGCGTGGGGGGCTCATCGACCACTGCATGCTGTTCCTGGCCCCCAAGCTCGTCGGCGGTGCCGGCATGGGGCTCTTCGCCGGCGAAGGCGTCCGTCTCATGGCCGACGCCATCCGGCTGGAAGAAGTAAAGGTAAAGCGGATCGGCGTTGATCTGCTGGTGGAAGGCACACCCACAGACCGTTCAACGTTCAACGTTCAACGTTAG
- a CDS encoding riboflavin synthase, whose product MFTGLIETVGELVSIERRGASGSLTVKTSLPLDEIRIGDSIAINGACLTVVRKGGGAVTFDVSPETIDRTAFKNLKGGAPLNMERAMRLSDRLDGHLVSGHVDCVATITERREVANNIVFSFRFPAEFAKYIAAKGSVAIDGISLTVNEVEPDSFSVNIIPHTAAKTTLLSKRVGDEVNIETDLLCRYLERLLAGKGQKEGGVTMDLLAKNGFI is encoded by the coding sequence ATGTTCACAGGTCTCATTGAAACAGTAGGCGAGCTGGTTTCCATCGAGCGCCGCGGCGCGTCGGGGAGCCTCACCGTGAAGACCTCGCTCCCCCTGGACGAGATCCGGATCGGCGACTCCATCGCCATCAACGGCGCCTGCCTCACCGTGGTGCGCAAAGGCGGCGGCGCCGTCACCTTCGACGTCTCCCCCGAGACCATCGACCGCACCGCCTTCAAGAACCTGAAAGGCGGGGCGCCGCTCAACATGGAGCGCGCCATGCGCCTGTCCGACCGCCTGGACGGCCACCTGGTTTCCGGCCACGTCGACTGCGTCGCCACCATCACGGAGCGGCGCGAGGTGGCCAACAACATCGTCTTCTCCTTCAGGTTCCCGGCGGAGTTCGCGAAATACATCGCGGCCAAGGGTTCCGTGGCCATCGACGGCATCAGCCTCACCGTGAACGAGGTGGAACCGGACAGCTTCAGCGTCAACATCATCCCGCACACGGCAGCGAAGACGACCCTTCTCTCCAAGCGGGTGGGGGACGAGGTCAACATCGAAACCGACCTCCTCTGCCGCTATCTCGAGCGTCTGCTGGCGGGGAAAGGGCAGAAAGAAGGCGGGGTCACCATGGACCTGCTGGCTAAAAACGGCTTTATCTAG